GGATAGATTAGGGGTCACTATTATATCAGATCCCAAGTTTGCATTGCCCTCTTTACTGGTTGTTCTATAAGAAGGATTATCTTCCATCTTGACAATAGTATACCCTGTGTAGAAAGGTAATGGATTGTGTGCAAACTTGTTATGGTGCACATTACCACACTGGTCTTCACTGATCTTCCTTTGAGAGCTTAAAACACCATAGGATGGATTAGGCTGAATGATGACATCTGCAGTACTATCTAAACCTTTTGATAGTTCATAAGAGGGATTAGACTCCATCTTAATACCATCTTGATATTGTTCTACTTCATTATCCTTTATATAGTCGTACTCCTTACTGTCCTTACTGTCTGACTGCATAGTCTTATATGCTGGATTTGGTGATATGAAAACAGCAGTGTTAGCATTTGGTTCATCATAAACTCTGTCCTTGTCAATGGCATAAGTACTTTTCTTATGAGACCATCTCACAAACACTACtataatacacaacacaatgaTCAATAGAAAGACTACAACTCCTCCTACTGCTCCTCCAATAACCGCAGCAGGTGTTTCTGACTCACTTGATTCAGTTGCTGTATTGCAGAAAGTTATTAAAcataattatagatttaaacAACACTTACCAGAACTAATACAAACAAGAGATTCTCCAACACTTCTCCACCTTACTGAAGTCTCCTCAACATTCACATCATCACACACATGTTCCCCATTACCACTAGCAATATAACCACTTGAGCAATTCAGTAAACACCTTGAACCATAAGTCATACTACAATCACCAACTGATTGGCTGTTTGTTATTTCCATTTCTGGATCATTACATGTTAAGATGATACAAGTCACTGGCTCACTACTCCATGTTCCATCAGCAGTACAACTTGGTTGTCTGTTACCATTCAACTGATAACCACGATTACAATAATAAGTACATGTGTCCTGGAAGACACTTGTGATAGAGGGACAAGTCACATTACCATTCTCTGGATCAGTTAGATTATTACATGGCACTGTGGAAATATAAAATTTCACTGTAATATGCACACAACTGTATAAATTTATTTTTACCTGGAGAACACATAACATCACTGCCATTCAATAAGGTCCATGTTACTTCTGTACCATTAAGGTCACAACTATATTGAGCATTTCCAGACATGTCATACCCATCCTCACACTCCACCATACATGTACTAGTGTAAGATGTGTCACATGGTCTACTATTAGCTACCACTGTTGTGATGTCAGGACAATGAAGAATGTTACACTGTGTACTAGTACCACTCCACTCCCCACTAGTCTCACACTGTCTCATCACACTACCTTCTAATTCATAACCATCATTACACTGGAATGTACAAGTGTCTTGATATTGTAGTGGTTGATTGTTACTACTACAGCTAATGGTAGCATCAGATGGCATTGAGAGATCAACACAAGTCACTGCAAGGAAAAGTATGAGGTGTATGAATGACCTATATTAGTAACTTACCAATATCACATTGTAGTGCTTCTCCTGTCCACTCCACTGTGTCATTGACACTATCACAAGTGAACATGTCATTACCAACTGGTCTGTAGCCAGTCTCACATCCTAGACTACACACTGACCCAAACTCACTACCACAATCATTAACTAATACACTATTCTCTATTGTATTAGTCAAATTGTTACAATGAagaatattacaagtcacaTCAGCTCCATTCCATGACCCATTAGACAAACATTGTCTGGTTGAGGACCCAGTCAGTTCATATCCAGGATCACATGAGAATGAACATTGATCTTCATAACGTGGTACACCAGTAGAATTACATGAGACCTCACCATTACTGGGTGATGATAAACTGGTACATTGGACTATATTTGAATAATACAGTAATTACAATTTAATTAATAAACGTCTGTACCTCTCTCACAACTCCATCCTCCTTCATTTGTCATCCACATTACTGATCCATCActcaacacatcacacacatatgaCGGGTCTCCACTACCATTAAAGCCTTCTTCACACTCCAGATCACACATTGACAGATATGTGCTCCTACAAGACACAGCCAACATGCTGTTCATTGGTAGTGAAGATGAGGGACACTCCATGATGGTACAGGATACTAGTGATCCACTCCAACTACCATCAGACTGACATGTTCTCTGAggactaccagttagctcatagccagtgttacatgtgaaactacaagtgtcttcataggaaaaAGATGGATCATTTATTAGTGAACAAGATATTTCTCCATTTTCTGGCATTAATATCTGTGGACACTGAACTATAAGAAATTCATACAAGATAAATAGTACCATAGACCATTATAGATTACCTCTCTGACAAGATGTTGTACCTTGCCAATCTACAGTATTGGTACCCACATCAGTCACAACACATGTGTAGGATCCTCCTCCTCCAGTGTAGCCATCAACACAGACAGTAGTACATGTTGACCAGTACTGTGTGTCACATGGTAACTCTAGTTGTGAGTTATCAACAGGTGGTGATGTGGAACAATTTAATATTACACATATTGGATCTCCTCCACTCCAACTTTGATCAGCTAAACAAGTTACACTACTTGGTCCTTGCAACTCATAACCTGAATCACATGAAAATGTACAAGTGTCCTCAAACACTCCAGTAGTAGCTCCATTTGGACATGAGAGTGTGCCATTGTTTGGAGCAGGACATTCCACTATTAAAGGAAAAAAATCTATAAATACCAATGTCACTCAACAAACTTCTTTTACATATATTTGCTCTCCAAAATGCTTTTCAAAAGCAACACTAGGACATATCAAGGCACAAGTGTCTACATTGTGGAAATGGTGGTAATGTTTATTAATTGATTCCATCTGCTTTACTAGCAGAAAGACATCATCTGTCATGGTATGCCATCCAGGTCTAGTCCAGGATAATAAACTAAGTATTATTGAATACTTAATGTATTTATTAAAACCACCATTTCTGATCGTTGGTAATGGTATgaaatgtgacccgctgagcgaaaacccatcttgtttgcattttcctcaaACTTCATCTTATGAcctttttgttgtctagagggaaaaatgaatgggctgttaaagttttACTTTTAGAGTTATAGCAATAagcaacaagaagagcaaaacaattgatttgtacagtgcttaTATGGgaaaaaattacaggcgcttgttTAATGCATCATAAGTCTTGAGCGCAATGGGCAACAGGGTTGGGATTTGTGTCACTCTATTAAACATGAATTGGGACATTCACTAACAGGCTAACTTGttgaaccctttgaacccccctggatctgcccctgtcaatggcatttatctaaAAAATGAATTAtacaaacaagttgggtttttgctcagcgggtcacatatatgctatCAACTTTAAGCACTTAACAGATAAGGTCTTCCAAAAATTTGAGCTATGACTCAACCATTTTCACTAGTGGCCAAAGAGATTTTTATGTACAGGACTGGCTTTCATGCATAATTGCTTTAAGGTACTGTAGTATCATGCCACCATCTTGCTGTTATTTGCTATAAATAGAAACTATGACTGTACCAGACAATTACTTGAAATGTGGCATTTATTACATTCTTACAATACTTTTTGCTATGTGGCAACTAAAGTAGACAAGAAGACCAGTGAGACACTGTGGTATCTGTATATAAGAGAATACCATTTGGCAGGGCAGGTATATACACTCAAGCAAAATACGAAGTTATTTTTACAAGGTATACATATGTTGATATTACCTGGATAACATTCTAATACTTGGCTTTTCTCAATTGAAACATTTCACAAGGTATGAAATTTGTTGAATACACTTTGTGGTCGTACAGGACACTGGTGATCCACTCAAACTACCATTAGAAAATGTTATGCAtaaatgctttgatctttgaggTCTCTAAAGACATATTACTCaggcattgcaaatctcactttggTCTCCCTAGCATAttacaggctaatagcctgcagtgggtaGTCACCCGTGTTTAACTATTCCATTGCTTTTATAAACAAGCCTAAAgtaattcgattatgggaggtacTGTTTAATGTTGTAGTTACATTTGTCAGGATGAACAAAGAAGTCTAGTAATATCACAGAGCATTTTGTTTAGCAACCACCCATTTTCTAAAGTATTTTAAGCATGTTTCATCTTTAATTAAACTGAAGATGGACTTTACTAAAGATCTAGATGGGTAAGCTTAGTTATTTattcattttttttttggaatgtTGTACACAAAATCAAGCCTGGTCTTTATACTGCTGTTGCGCCATAAAtacaacaacagctgacagtatactgaagcagtaataacgAAGTTGTAATACAGGAAAATGCAActcaatgcatttgtaaacatcacatcatttggtacacatgagcatgtatttttaaataaatacatatatctgtatctgctactGTTTTCATTGTGGTGCCAATCtgataccgatatacaaaaaacacagccaatatatggtttttccgataaccaatccgattatcggtgcaataCTAGTTACAAGTGAAACAATAAGTGCTTTTATATGAGAACTGTGGATTGTATAAGTGGGTGAATGATACATCATCCAATAAAAACAATTGCCAGAACTGAACTGTTTAAAGCTTGAATATATTAAACTTACCTCTCTCACAATTAGTTGACCCATTCCATCCCACATTATTAGTAGCCACATCAGTCACAACACATGTGTAGGATCCTCCTCCTCCAGTGTAGCCATCAACACAGACAGTAGTACATGTTGACTGGTACTGTGTGTCACATGGTAACTCTAGTTGTGAGTTATCAACAGGTGGTGATGTGGAACAATTTAATTCTACACAAATTGGATCTCCTTCACTCCAACTTTGATCAGCTAAACAAGTTCCATTACTTGGTCCTTGTAACTCATAACCCACATCACACAAAAATGTACAAGCATCCTCAAACACACCGGTAGTATCTCCATTTGGACATGATAGTGTTCCATTGTTTGGAACAGGACATTCCACTTTTAAAGGAAAAATGTATACAAATATCAACAAATTTCTTTTATGTATATTTATTTTATCTATGATAAGTACGTACATGGGAAAGCACAGATGTACAGCAGGGAGCAGCAACAGTGTCCCATCTGTCATTGAACATTTAGCAACACCAGAACATATTAAGGCACAATTGTCTACATCGTGGAAATGGTGGTAAGGTTTTTTAATTGATTCAGTCTGTTATACTAGCAGAAAGACATCGGGATGGTCTGTAATCCATGTCTAGGTCCAGGATAATAAACTAAGTATCTTAAACACCACCATTTCTTGCTGATTGCTGGTAATGGCATGATATGTGACCCGATGAgcgaaaacccaacttgtttgcctTTTCCTCAAGCTTTGTCTTATGTTGTCTATGggaaaaattacaggcacttgttTAATCGATCATAGGTCAAAAATAACATAATAAAGTAAGATAATAGTATAGTTGTTTAATTCATTTGGCTCAGCTGCTTCTTGCCATGTACAGTAGATACGTATATTTCATCCAAAATGGGTGAAGCTGTGGTAATCTGTCTGCTAAACTATTTAATAAGCAACAATAAATTTATAAGAGACTCCATAGAGCATTCTCCCTTAACACCAGGACTTCAAATTTGTTACAAGTCAGCCAAATTAAGGAGGACAGCTGAAACAACATGATCAAAAGACATATAAATGGTAGACAGTAACTCTAAATTTCATATGCAGTAGGGGTCAGCACTGGCCAGAGTTATCTATATCCacttaaaaacagccaagcttggCCTTcaaaaaagcctgggtgaaaaagttgtgaaatcaaaggtggtggccaacaaatggctgcaatgatgttaatgctactaAAGTTTAACGATGATGacatagccattattaaaatttatcaagacacacggtagtgtgtcgtgcggcccaagaagccggcatgcaatacctgtgagtatattgacagaaagaacgaaaacacaatttt
The nucleotide sequence above comes from Dysidea avara chromosome 3, odDysAvar1.4, whole genome shotgun sequence. Encoded proteins:
- the LOC136250969 gene encoding sushi, von Willebrand factor type A, EGF and pentraxin domain-containing protein 1-like encodes the protein MISTNKMIIIMMILVCIKISGGQVCTERVNILQDGDDNFGRRRLGIVPRLSFTCNGTIIRIIARVRRDNNMDRNDYPYFQVWRLSSTNSMVYTNIGEVQLQESQVSQCNSNDYCNVNIVLTGNDRIEFQSGDVVGYYHPEQTIYQVRTIRTNGYELYRIDGSLAPPSVDLSTVANDRINDQRQPLIQFVIADGQRCTDSVDIQQDGHDELNPSRLAIVPRLSFVCDGRITGINATVKIDSNTDKTDYPVFQIWRSYTDSYTNVGEVQLQESQVSQCNSHDYCNVNIVLTGNDTIEFQSGDVVGYYHPELTRYQLTTIQTPEYVQYRFDVSSSSAPTSVNLNDADGDDNQRQPLIQFVIDRRCPNLTTPSNGEITPCSSGSTGVGYEGDTCSFTCNTGYELTGSDTRTCQSDGSWSGSDDVCRRVPCLSLTNPNNGVINCSLGDDGVPSYEDTCSFTCNTGYELTSSDTRTCQSDGSWSGSDDVCRRVPCLSLTNPNNGVINCSLGDDGVPSYEDTCSFTCNTGYELTSSDTRTCQSDGSWSGSDDVCRRVPCLSLTNPNNGVINCSLGDDGVPSYEDTCSFTCNTGYELTSSDTRTCQSDGSWSGSDDVCRRVECPVPNNGTLSCPNGDTTGVFEDACTFLCDVGYELQGPSNGTCLADQSWSEGDPICVELNCSTSPPVDNSQLELPCDTQYQSTCTTVCVDGYTGGGGSYTCVVTDVATNNVGWNGSTNCERVECPAPNNGTLSCPNGATTGVFEDTCTFSCDSGYELQGPSSVTCLADQSWSGGDPICVILNCSTSPPVDNSQLELPCDTQYWSTCTTVCVDGYTGGGGSYTCVVTDVGTNTVDWQGTTSCQRVQCPQILMPENGEISCSLINDPSFSYEDTCSFTCNTGYELTGSPQRTCQSDGSWSGSLVSCTIMECPSSSLPMNSMLAVSCRSTYLSMCDLECEEGFNGSGDPSYVCDVLSDGSVMWMTNEGGWSCERVQCTSLSSPSNGEVSCNSTGVPRYEDQCSFSCDPGYELTGSSTRQCLSNGSWNGADVTCNILHCNNLTNTIENSVLVNDCGSEFGSVCSLGCETGYRPVGNDMFTCDSVNDTVEWTGEALQCDIVTCVDLSMPSDATISCSSNNQPLQYQDTCTFQCNDGYELEGSVMRQCETSGEWSGTSTQCNILHCPDITTVVANSRPCDTSYTSTCMVECEDGYDMSGNAQYSCDLNGTEVTWTLLNGSDVMCSPVPCNNLTDPENGNVTCPSITSVFQDTCTYYCNRGYQLNGNRQPSCTADGTWSSEPVTCIILTCNDPEMEITNSQSVGDCSMTYGSRCLLNCSSGYIASGNGEHVCDDVNVEETSVRWRSVGESLVCISSATESSESETPAAVIGGAVGGVVVFLLIIVLCIIVVFVRWSHKKSTYAIDKDRVYDEPNANTAVFISPNPAYKTMQSDSKDSKEYDYIKDNEVEQYQDGIKMESNPSYELSKGLDSTADVIIQPNPSYGVLSSQRKISEDQCGYTIVKMEDNPSYRTTSKEGNANLGSDIIVTPNLSYNSVAKSSPKEITSDYDYVRTDIL